In Triticum aestivum cultivar Chinese Spring chromosome 5B, IWGSC CS RefSeq v2.1, whole genome shotgun sequence, the following proteins share a genomic window:
- the LOC123113321 gene encoding pentatricopeptide repeat-containing protein At5g19020, mitochondrial: MPSGGAPLAVFLVSSLKSGARLRHGEQLHALAAKSGLLASNPFVRNSLLAFYARLPSPQAPALARHLFDEIPLALRDPAAHNTLLAALARAGRLDLARRMLAEMPHRDTVSYTTVLTALARAGHAEDAVAVFRGMLAQDVPPNEVTLAGVLTALAQERPPVPVGVAHGVAVRRGLDGFLIVATNLVHAYAAASQVCFAREIFEQMPHKNTVTWNAMLNGYLKTGMVHMAAEVFGRIPERDAVSWLTMIDGYIRADCASEALRAYVAMMAEVDTRGNAALLVDLLKVCARHAAVLEGQQLHTVILKDGFDAHPFVQATLIHFYGSCDRLALARMQFKLSDKSHIASWNALMSGLLHRNLMREARQLFDDMPERDTISWSTLLSGYVQSGHSNKALQLFYLMLGAGVEPNGITLASTLSAVADSGTLEQGRFIHDYIISKSIQLTDNLSAGLIDMYAKCGSVADAVQLFSYVKHKLSSVSPWNAVICSLAIHGHAHTSLELFSELQSTNIKPNSVTYIGVLNACCHAGLVTEGRHHFESMRREYGIQPTIKHYGCMVDLLGRAGHLEEAESLIQMMPMKSDVVIWGSILAAARTHGNVALGEKAVEELAKIDPNHGASKVALSNIFAEAARWNNVSLVRKELQDENIERFSGSSGVVQ, encoded by the coding sequence ATGCCCAGCGGGGGCGCCCCTCTCGCCGTCTTCCTCGTCTCGTCCCTCAAGTCCGGCGCGCGCCTCCGCCACGGGGAGCAGCTCCATGCGCTCGCCGCCAAGTCGGGCCTCCTCGCCTCCAACCCCTTCGTCCGCAACTCCCTCCTCGCCTTCTACGCCCGGCTCCCCTCCCCCcaggcgccggcgctcgcccgccACCTGTTCGACGAAATACCCCTGGCCCTCCGCGACCCCGCCGCCCACAACAccctcctcgccgccctcgcccgcgCGGGCCGGCTCGACCTCGCGCGGCGCATGCTCGCGGAGATGCCCCACAGGGACACCGTCTCGTACACCACCGTCTTGACCGCCCTCGCGCGTGCCGGCCATGCGGAGGACGCCGTGGCCGTCTTCCGTGGCATGCTCGCCCAGGACGTGCCTCCCAACGAGGTGACTCTTGCGGGCGTGCTCACCGCACTGGCCCAGGAGAGGCCCCCGGTGCCGGTGGGTGTGGCGCATGGAGTCGCTGTGCGACGTGGGCTCGACGGATTTCTCATTGTGGCCACCAACCTGGTCCACGCTTATGCAGCAGCGTCACAGGTTTGTTTTGCCCGTGAGATCTTTGAGCAGATGCCGCATAAGAACACAGTCACTTGGAATGCCATGCTTAATGGTTATCTGAAGACTGGGATGGTTCATATGGCTGCTGAGGTTTTTGGGAGGATCCCGGAAAGGGATGCGGTCTCTTGGTTGACGATGATAGATGGGTATATCCGTGCAGATTGTGCATCAGAAGCCCTGAGGGCATATGTTGCCATGATGGCTGAGGTGGACACGAGGGGCAATGCGGCGCTGCTTGTTGATTTGTTAAAGGTGTGTGCTCGACATGCTGCGGTTTTAGAAGGGCAGCAACTACACACAGTCATTCTGAAGGATGGTTTTGATGCCCATCCGTTTGTGCAAGCGACCCTTATCCATTTCTATGGTTCTTGTGATCGTCTTGCCCTTGCCCGGATGCAATTCAAATTATCAGACAAGTCACACATTGCATCTTGGAATGCTCTCATGTCTGGTCTACTACACAGGAACCTAATGCGTGAAGCAAGGCAACTGTTTGATGACATGCCTGAGAGGGACACCATTTCATGGAGTACTTTGTTATCTGGGTATGTACAGAGTGGACATTCAAACAAGGCTTTGCAGCTATTCTACTTGATGCTGGGTGCTGGTGTTGAACCAAACGGCATCACTTTGGCAAGTACTCTATCCGCAGTTGCTGATTCTGGCACATTGGAGCAAGGCAGATTTATTCATGACTATATAATCAGCAAATCAATCCAACTTACAGACAACCTGAGTGCTGGACTGATTGATATGTACGCAAAGTGTGGTAGTGTCGCTGATGCAGTTCAATTATTCAGTTATGTTAAGCATAAGTTATCTTCTGTGTCTCCTTGGAATGCTGTCATCTGCAGTTTAGCCATCCACGGCCATGCACACACGTCGCTTGAACTGTTCTCAGAACTACAAAGCACCAATATTAAGCCCAACTCAGTCACATACATTGGTGTCTTAAATGCATGCTGTCATGCTGGGCTGGTAACCGAAGGGAGGCACCATTTTGAGTCCATGAGGAGAGAATATGGAATCCAACCAACAATTAAACACTATGGTTGCATGGTTGATCTTCTTGGTCGAGCTGGACACTTGGAAGAGGCAGAAAGTCTTATCCAGATGATGCCTATGAAATCAGATGTGGTGATATGGGGCAGCATCCTTGCAGCCGCGAGGACACATGGAAATGTAGCCTTAGGAGAAAAGGCTGTGGAAGAATTGGCCAAGATTGATCCAAACCATGGAGCATCCAAAGTGGCCTTATCTAATATCTTTGCTGAGGCTGCTCGTTGGAATAATGTGTCCTTGGTGAGGAAGGAACTCCAGGACGAAAATATTGAGAGGTTTTCTGGAAGCAGTGGAGTTGTTCAGTAA